The region TTGAAGGTTTTTGTAAACCTTATATAAAAGAAGTTAAGGGTTATGAATCCTGTGCCATGGGGTTATGCATTGAAAAACTTCTTCCTTTTTTGGAGAGTTAATACCATGTCAAATAATCATTTAAGAGCTATTTTACTTACAGCACTTGGTATATTTATAATGAGTTTTGAATCTTTGTTAATTAAATTAACATCTATTTCTTCTTTAAGTTATTCTTTTTATATAGGAATTTTCATGTTTTTTTCTATGAATCTTTTATTATTTAAAAAAGAAAAGAAAAATTTTCTAAGTGCTTATACCAGCGGCTTTTTAATTATTTTACTTTGTGGTGCTTTTTTTGGTCTGTCCAATATCTTTTTCATATCTGCTATTAAAAATACCTCTGTTGCAAATACTGTTATGATATTAAGTGCCTCGCCTTTGTTTTCTTCTATATATGCTTATGTATTTTACAAAGAAAAAAGTACTAAAAATATTTATATTTCTTCCTTTTTTATTTTCCTTGGTCTTTTTGTAATATTTTATTCTCAAAATCAAGAAAGTACAATGATTGGAAATTTTTACGCATTTTTATGTGCCAACTTTTTTTCTTTGGCTTTTGTATTTTTATCAAGATATAAAAAAGTAAACAGACTTGCAGTAACCTCAAGTTCTGGATTTTTTACTTTTTTTATTGCTTTAGTTTTTGCTCAAAGTTTAGAAATAAATACAGATAATTTGTATATATTAATCCTTGCAGGTTTATTAATTGCTCCTGCTTCTAGGCTTTTAATTGCCGTTGGAACAAAAACATTACCTGCTTCTGAAATAAGTTTATTAATGATAGTGGAGACCATAATGGCACCTATTTGGGTTTGGATGTTTTTAAATGAAGTTCCTGCTACTAATACTTTTATTGGTGGAGGAATTATTTTATTAACCCTTGTTCTTAACTCTTTATATTTAATTCGCATTAATAAAAAGAGTCTAACAACACTTTAAAGCAGATTATTTTATCATAGAGAACAAATAATTATTTTTTAAAAGGATATTTTTGAAAGAACAAGCAAAACAATTTTTTTCACAATATGGAAGTACTTTTGATTCTTGGGATATGGAAAAGTTTTCTTCTTTTTTTAATGAACCTTTTATTTCTGTACGAGGAGATGGTAAAAGCATCATTATGAATACTAACAATGATGCTAAAGTTTTTTTCACCTCTGTTTTAAGTAAATGGAAAAAAGATGGTTATGTTAAATTTTCTACAAAAGATTATGAAGTTATTAACTTAGGAATAAAAAGTATGTTGGTTACGTTTACTTGGCAAATGATGGGCAAAAATAATGTAGTAATCAAAGAATGGAAACAGTCTTATAATCTAATCAAAAAAGAGGATACTTGGAAAATAATTATGTCTACTTTTCATATTGAAAACTAAAAAAATTATTGTTAGGAAAGAGTAGTTTAAAATTTAAAATAAATATTCAAAACTACAATAAAAAAGATTTATTTTATCTTTTTTACCAGCTGGTGGGGAAGTAAACCTAAACCTTCTTCTACATCAGGCGTATTCCCATGTTCAATAAAATAGTCTTCATACTCAAAAGAGGTAACTTTTGCTTGAACATTATCTTCATTTAAAAATTCTAAAATAGCTGAAGCAACCCCACCTTGTTTTTGAGAATCAGAAAACACATACCAATCATTGTATTTTAATGCTAGGTTTTTTAACATTTCTGTATCCAGTGGTTTTACAAAACGTAAATCTACTATTGCAATATCTTCTTCATGTAGTTTTTCAGTTTCACACGCTCTTCTAACACCTGCTCCATATCCAATAAAAAGTTTTTTACTTGTTCCGTCTTTTAATAATTGTGCTTGACCTAAAATATAAGGGTCATTGGGATATTCAAGGTTTTCAAAACTTCCTCTTGGGTATCTTAGTGCACAGGGTTTATCAAGTGTATAAGAAAAATGAACAGCATCAATTAATGTTTTTTCATCTCTTGGTGCCATTATTATCATATTGGGTAAATATCTTAAATAAGAGATATCAAAAGCCCCTTGATGGGTTTCTCCATCAGCTCCAACCGTTCCAGCTCTATCAATTGCAAAAACAACAGGTAAAGCCATTAAACATACATCATGAATAATTTGATCAAAACCTCTTTGTAAAAAAGTAGAATAAATCGTAATAAAAGGTTTAAAACCCTCTTTAGCCATTGCTGCCATAGATGTAACGGCATGTTGCTCAGCAATTGATACATCCCAGAAACGCTCGGGAAACTTATCCATAAGTTTTGAAATTCCAGTACCGCCTGGCATTGCAGCGGTTACTCCAACTACATTTCCATGTTTAGAAGCTAAATCACATAAAGCATCTGCAAAAATAGCAGTTGCACTTTTTGGTGCTGGTTTTTTAACAAACTCACCTGTTGTTTTATCAAAAGGACCTACTCCGTGCCATTTTTCTAATTGGCCTTCAGATATTTTGTATCCTTTTCCTTTTACTGTTCGTGCATGAACAATAACAGGTTTACCCAATGCTTTTGCAAGTTCTAGCGTATCAATAATCTCTGCTAAATCATGCCCATCAATGGGACCAATATAATCAATTCCCATTTCTTCAAATAAAATACCAGGTGTTATTAGTTTTAAAGAAGCTTCCATTCTTTTAGCAATATAAGAAGTTCCTTCTGGCATATTATTTTTAATAAACGTATCTACCTTACCTTTAAAACTCTGATAGTATTTTCCAGCCAATAATTTTGATAAATGTTTTGAAATTGCACCAATAGGTTTAGCAATTGACATTTCATTGTCATTTAAAATAATAACAACAGGAAGTTTAATATCACCTAACTCATTTAAGGCTTCATAAACCATTCCAGCTGTCATGGACCCATCGCCTATCATTACAACAGGGATATTATCCACTTTTTTTAATTTAAAGGCTTTAGCAGCACCCACTGCTAAAGAAATAGAAGTAGAGCTATGTCCTGCTACAAAATAATCACTTTTATGTTCTTTTGGTTTTGTAAATCCAGAAAGTCCACCATATTGCCTTATGCTCTCAAATTCATCCCATCTGTCATTGATTAGTTTATGGGCATAACACTGATGAGATACATCATAAATAAAAGGATCTTTTTTTACATCGAATACTTTATGCATAGCAACTGTTAATTCAACAGCACCTAAAGTTGATGAAAAATGTCCACCTTTTCTTGATACAACATCAATAATTCTGTCTCTGATATCTTGACAAACTGTTTTTAGCTCTTCAAGCTCTTTATTTCTAATGTCCATAAACTGTCTTTATACTGATTTTGTTTCTTCTAATACTTCTGTGAGTATTTTAAGAACTTTTTCATTTTGAGAAGTGGTACCAATAGTAATTCGAATAGCATTTAATCCATAAGCACTTAAATCTCTAATTATTATACCTCTTTGCAGTAAAGCTTGCGCTACATCTGATGAAATATATTTATTTTCGAATTTAAAAGTGATGAAATTAGTATACGATTCAATATAAGAAAAACCTTTTTCTTTGGCATATTCTTCATATTTTTTCATTTCAATAAAATTTTTAGCTATGCATTCATTTACAAACTCTTCGTCTTTTAACGCTTCAATACAAGCAAGTAAAGACAAAGTCGTAATATTAAAAGGAGGACGTAGTTTTAATAAAGCTTGAATGATTTCTTTTTGAGCAATACCATAACCCGTTCTCATTCCACCCAAAGAATACGCTTTTGAAAAGGTTCCTAAATAAATACAATTAGGATATTTAGAAATTAAATCTTGAGCTTTTATTTCCTTTTTACTGTCTTTGAATGTTGCGAATTCTTGATAAGCTCCATCAATTACAACTAAAGTATCTGAAGAAATTTCATCTAAAAAAGTATATACATCATCTTTATCCAAACACTCACCTAAGGGATTATTAGGTAAACACAAAAAAATCAAAGAAGGTTTATGTTCTTTATATAAAGCTAAAAATTGATCTAGGTTATGTTCATCGTCTTTTGTTTGTATGATTTTACAACCCGTTTGTTTTGCATAAATTCCATACATAGCAAAAGTAACTCGGCTCATTAGAACAGAAGAATTTTTATCACATTTTGCTTTTACACAAAAGTCCAAAATTTGATCACTTCCTGCTCCAATAATAATATTTGAACTTTGTACATTAAATTTACTTGCTAATCCTTCTTTTAATTCATACATAGAATCATCTGGATACATAAACATATTTTTTGCATGTTCTTGTACTTTTTTTACTACTTTTGGTGAAGTACCATAAGGATTTTCATTAGAAGCCAATTTGATAATATCTTTTAAATCAATTCCATATTCACGAACTACCAATTCAATTGGTTTACCTGCTTCATATATTTTACATTCATCTAAAACTTTATTAAAATTCATTTATATTTCCCTTTTAAATATCGTCAATTTCTTTTACATATGAGCCTAATAATTTTATATGCTCTCCATGTTTTTTAAAAATACCGCTTACATTTTCATCGTCTTTATGCCCATTAAAATCAAGAAAAAAGATTGATTGCCCATCAACAATATGCGATTTTATTTTGGTAATATTAATTCCTGCTGCATCAAAATCAGTTAAAAAACCTACCAATGCCCCAGGAGTATGTGGTAGTTTTGCTAAAACGCTTGTTTTATCATTTCCAGAACTTGCATTTTCAAAATCACTTACAATAAAAAATCGTGTTTTATTATTGTCTTTATCTTCAATATTTTCAAATAATATTGGTAAATTGTACATTTTTGCACCCACATGAGAACAAATTGCTGCACTATTTGCTTCAGTAAGAGCAAGTTTTGCAGCTTTAGTAGTTGATTCAATAGGTATATGCTCAACTTCATCCAATCCAAAGTTTTCTAAAAAACGTGCACATTGATCAAAAGCAATGTCTTTTGAATAGATTTTTTTAATATCACTTACTTTATCACAAGTAGTTGCAAGCGTATGGTGAATATCTAAAACTACTTCTGCAATGATTTTTAAATCGTATTTATTTAAAGAAGAAATAGTATCTGATACTATTCCATTAGAAGAATTCTCAATAGGAATTACTCCAAATTTTGCTTTTTTGGTGCTTACTTCTCTGAAAACACCCTTAATAGAAGAAATAGAAATATAAGAACTCATAGCTCCAAACCTGGCTTCCGCCGCTTGATGAGTAAAAGAGCCTGCAGGCCCTAAATATGCAACGTTTTCTGGTAATTCTAGATTCCTAGAAATTGCAAATACTTCTAAAAACAATGCTTCTATGGCAGCTCTGTTTAATAAACCATCATTTAATTTATCCAACCTGTCTATAATTGCTTTTTCACGTTCAGGGCGGTAAATTGAGCCACCACTTTTTGCTTTTAAGGTACCCACATCTTTTACAATTTGCATTCTTTCATTAAGTAATATTAATAATTGATTATCTATTGAGTCCAGTTTGTCTCTTAAAATTATTAGTCCTGATTCATCCATAAATATTCCTTAAATACTATTAGTTAATAAATTCTTCTTCTAAAGCAATCAAATCATTAAAAGTTTCTCTTTTTCTTATTAATCGCTCTTTCCCATCTTCATATGCGATTTCAGCAACTCTACTTCTGGTATTGTAATTAGAACTCATTGTAAAACAATACGCTCCTGCACTGTGTAAGAGTACTAAATCATCATGAGAAGTTTGTGGTAAATCAATATTTTTAGCAAAAAAGTCTCCACTTTCACAAATAGGACCTACTAAATTACAATCGCTTATGTTCGTATTGTCATTTAATACAGTGATTTTATGTTCAGCCCCATATAAAGCAGGTCTGATTAAATCATTCATAGCTCCATCAACAATAACAAAACGTTTATTACCATTAACTTTTTCATACAAAACTTTAGTAACAAAAGTACCACAGTTTCCAACTAAAAATCTTCCTGGTTCCATTATTACTGTAATATCTAAACCAAAAAGTGCTTTCATTATCATTTGACCATATTCTTCTGTAGAAATTAGTTTTTCATCATCATAAACAATTCCTAATCCTCCACCTACATCAAAAAATAAGATTTCCATATTAATTGCTTTTAGATTTCTTACTAAATCTGCCACTATATTAATAGATTCAGTTAAAGGTTCTAATTGTGTTAATTGAGAACCAATATGACAGTGAATTCCAACAGCAGTTAAACTCTTTGAGTTTTTACAACGAATATACATACGTTTTGCAGTATCTATATCTACACCAAATTTATTTTCATGTAAACCTGTTGAGATATAAGGATGGGTTTTAGGATCAATATTGGGATTAACACGAACAGAAATTCTACAAATCTTATCCATTGAAGCTGCTATTTCTTCAATACGAATTAGTTCCGCTTCACTTTCTACATTAATCATTAATATATCTAATACAAGTGCTTCTTTGATTTCAGAATCAATTTTACCAACCCCTGAAAAAATGATTTTATAAGGTTTTACACCTGCTTTTAATGCTCTATTAACTTCTCCAATAGAAACACAATCAGCTCCAGCTCCCAAAGTATTTAAATGTTTTATAACAGATAAATTTGAGTTCGCTTTTACAGCATAAGCAATTATTGATTTTCTTGCTTTAAAGGCCGCTTTTAATTCATTGTATTGCCCAGTAATATGGTCAAAATCATACACATAATATGGCGTTGCATATTTTTTACTTAATTCTTTGAAATCTATACTCATAACTATCCTATACTTTTAAAATCTTTATTTTAAATTCATTAAATCCAAAATTAAAACTTTTTCTTATGCTTATAAATAGTCTCAAAGTGTGAGGTTTTTTTCAAGACCAAGGCGGAGTAAAAATCTAGGCAGGAGCGTACTTTCGTACGTGACTGTCTAGATTTTTAAGACAACGAAGGTATTGGTAAAAAGCTTACGCTTTGTGGCTATTTATCTGTGCCGTTCCATGCTATTCTTTGCTTCCCATTCTCATCAAATCTAGTTGCTGGCATACCCATAATATTGTAACCACAATCCACATAATGAATTTCACCTGTAACAGCTGAGCTTAAATCAGATAATAAAT is a window of Campylobacteraceae bacterium DNA encoding:
- a CDS encoding DMT family transporter, translated to MNPVPWGYALKNFFLFWRVNTMSNNHLRAILLTALGIFIMSFESLLIKLTSISSLSYSFYIGIFMFFSMNLLLFKKEKKNFLSAYTSGFLIILLCGAFFGLSNIFFISAIKNTSVANTVMILSASPLFSSIYAYVFYKEKSTKNIYISSFFIFLGLFVIFYSQNQESTMIGNFYAFLCANFFSLAFVFLSRYKKVNRLAVTSSSGFFTFFIALVFAQSLEINTDNLYILILAGLLIAPASRLLIAVGTKTLPASEISLLMIVETIMAPIWVWMFLNEVPATNTFIGGGIILLTLVLNSLYLIRINKKSLTTL
- a CDS encoding 1-deoxy-D-xylulose-5-phosphate synthase, which gives rise to MDIRNKELEELKTVCQDIRDRIIDVVSRKGGHFSSTLGAVELTVAMHKVFDVKKDPFIYDVSHQCYAHKLINDRWDEFESIRQYGGLSGFTKPKEHKSDYFVAGHSSTSISLAVGAAKAFKLKKVDNIPVVMIGDGSMTAGMVYEALNELGDIKLPVVIILNDNEMSIAKPIGAISKHLSKLLAGKYYQSFKGKVDTFIKNNMPEGTSYIAKRMEASLKLITPGILFEEMGIDYIGPIDGHDLAEIIDTLELAKALGKPVIVHARTVKGKGYKISEGQLEKWHGVGPFDKTTGEFVKKPAPKSATAIFADALCDLASKHGNVVGVTAAMPGGTGISKLMDKFPERFWDVSIAEQHAVTSMAAMAKEGFKPFITIYSTFLQRGFDQIIHDVCLMALPVVFAIDRAGTVGADGETHQGAFDISYLRYLPNMIIMAPRDEKTLIDAVHFSYTLDKPCALRYPRGSFENLEYPNDPYILGQAQLLKDGTSKKLFIGYGAGVRRACETEKLHEEDIAIVDLRFVKPLDTEMLKNLALKYNDWYVFSDSQKQGGVASAILEFLNEDNVQAKVTSFEYEDYFIEHGNTPDVEEGLGLLPHQLVKKIK
- a CDS encoding histidinol-phosphate transaminase — encoded protein: MNFNKVLDECKIYEAGKPIELVVREYGIDLKDIIKLASNENPYGTSPKVVKKVQEHAKNMFMYPDDSMYELKEGLASKFNVQSSNIIIGAGSDQILDFCVKAKCDKNSSVLMSRVTFAMYGIYAKQTGCKIIQTKDDEHNLDQFLALYKEHKPSLIFLCLPNNPLGECLDKDDVYTFLDEISSDTLVVIDGAYQEFATFKDSKKEIKAQDLISKYPNCIYLGTFSKAYSLGGMRTGYGIAQKEIIQALLKLRPPFNITTLSLLACIEALKDEEFVNECIAKNFIEMKKYEEYAKEKGFSYIESYTNFITFKFENKYISSDVAQALLQRGIIIRDLSAYGLNAIRITIGTTSQNEKVLKILTEVLEETKSV
- the pheA gene encoding chorismate mutase codes for the protein MDESGLIILRDKLDSIDNQLLILLNERMQIVKDVGTLKAKSGGSIYRPEREKAIIDRLDKLNDGLLNRAAIEALFLEVFAISRNLELPENVAYLGPAGSFTHQAAEARFGAMSSYISISSIKGVFREVSTKKAKFGVIPIENSSNGIVSDTISSLNKYDLKIIAEVVLDIHHTLATTCDKVSDIKKIYSKDIAFDQCARFLENFGLDEVEHIPIESTTKAAKLALTEANSAAICSHVGAKMYNLPILFENIEDKDNNKTRFFIVSDFENASSGNDKTSVLAKLPHTPGALVGFLTDFDAAGINITKIKSHIVDGQSIFFLDFNGHKDDENVSGIFKKHGEHIKLLGSYVKEIDDI
- the lysA gene encoding diaminopimelate decarboxylase; translation: MSIDFKELSKKYATPYYVYDFDHITGQYNELKAAFKARKSIIAYAVKANSNLSVIKHLNTLGAGADCVSIGEVNRALKAGVKPYKIIFSGVGKIDSEIKEALVLDILMINVESEAELIRIEEIAASMDKICRISVRVNPNIDPKTHPYISTGLHENKFGVDIDTAKRMYIRCKNSKSLTAVGIHCHIGSQLTQLEPLTESINIVADLVRNLKAINMEILFFDVGGGLGIVYDDEKLISTEEYGQMIMKALFGLDITVIMEPGRFLVGNCGTFVTKVLYEKVNGNKRFVIVDGAMNDLIRPALYGAEHKITVLNDNTNISDCNLVGPICESGDFFAKNIDLPQTSHDDLVLLHSAGAYCFTMSSNYNTRSRVAEIAYEDGKERLIRKRETFNDLIALEEEFIN